Proteins encoded together in one Camelina sativa cultivar DH55 chromosome 9, Cs, whole genome shotgun sequence window:
- the LOC104715877 gene encoding ubiquitin carboxyl-terminal hydrolase 27-like, with protein sequence FCLLEIRVLCCLFEKLGFLVCYSIPGLQNLGNNCFLNVILHALASCKDFRSFLEWVIEDASDTVTGEMDQHFPLTFALSALLQELCTVGRRRYVSNPREVMLALSDYARNFNLTSQQDAAEALLHLISSLQQEIVLCYRPLQSSNLSYILFSRNLRMLAPSEGLHGLMELKRWHKHLRGPFDGILGSTLMCRTCSSQVFRITSHQL encoded by the exons ttttgtttgcttgaaattagggttctttgttgtttgttcgaaaaattagggttcttggtgtGTTATTCGATACCTGGTCTGCAAAACCTCGGCAATAATTGTTTCCTCAACGTCATCTtacat GCTCTAGCGAGCTGCAAAGATTTCCGGAGTTTTCTTGAATGGGTTATAGAGGATGCGAGTGATACTGTAACAGGAGAGATGGACCAACACTTTCCTCTTACTTTTGCTTTATCTGCCTTGTTACAAG AGCTCTGTACAGTTGGAAGAAGACGATATGTATCTAACCCTCGTGAAGTTATGCTGGCGTTGAGTGATTATGCCAGAAATTTCAATTTGACTAGCCAACAG GATGCAGCAGAAGCCCTTCTTCATCTTATTTCTTCTTTGCAACAAGAGATTGTATTATGTTATCGTCCTCTCCAAAGTAGtaatttatcatatatacttttttctcGCAACTTGAGAATGCTTGCTCCTAGTGAAGGCCTCCATGGTTTGATGGAGCTCAAGAGATGGCATAAACATTTGCGTGGACCATTTGATGGTATTCTTGGTAGTACCTTGATGTGCCGAACTTGTTCTTCTCAGGTATTTAGGATTACATCTCACCagttgtga
- the LOC104713491 gene encoding inactive TPR repeat-containing thioredoxin TTL3, with translation MAKLKKLSTGQKMGCESVLGCIFQSWSPRRRKPSLPEKDHRVKDNLPSKSTSTITNPKILPRVSTDTSSQPKKSDAKKPQQKPNSDENQPRKSSDSARKSSDSAKKSISSGSSRTESKRFSLNGVMGNIIVKPQPAVKADVRQTKSRWEGKPMNYRLDPEALKRMGNEEYCHGRFAQALVFYERAISADPKTPTYWCNKSAALISLGRLLEASDACEEALRLNPTYERAHQRLASLQLRLGEVEKALCHYNEAGKYTETKHIEQVEDVIKCLKRCDEARRSKEWNVALKETLFAISYGADSSPRVYALQTEALLHLQRHEEAYSVYQKGTKRFEIDSFIKIFGLSITSYLLMVGAQVYIAVGRFEDAVTASRQAARLDPSSEEVNAVAKTARAVASARLSGNLLFNASKFEGACVVYTEGLEKDPYNALLLCNRAASRFKLGLFEKAIEDCTLALSLQPSYRKARRRRADSYAKLEKWQHAIQEYELLLMETPGDEETRRALVEVNVRLRKQTGKNVRFKGIGSDLVVVN, from the exons ATGGCGAAACTTAAGAAGTTATCCACGGGTCAAAAAATGGGTTGTGAGAGTGTACTTGGATGTATTTTCCAAAGCTGGAGCCCTCGCCGGAGAAAACCCTCTTTACCAGAAAAAGATCACAGGGTAAAAGATAACTTGCCTTCCAAGTCAACCTCCACCAttacaaaccctaaaatcctTCCCAGAGTGTCCACCGATACTTCTTCTCAACCAAAGAAATCTGATGCCAAGAAACCGCAACAAAAGCCAAATTCTGACGAGAACCAACCGAGAAAGTCATCAGATTCCGCCAGAAAATCATCAGATTCAGCAAAGAAATCGATTTCGTCAGGCTCGTCAAGAACAGAGAGCAAGAGATTCTCTCTTAACGGCGTCATGGGAAACATCATCGTGAAACCACAGCCCGCCGTTAAAGCTGACGTCCGGCAGACGAAAAGCCGGTGGGAGGGCAAGCCTATGAATTACAGACTCGATCCAGAGGCTCTCAAGAGAATGGGAAACGAAGAGTATTGTCATGGGAGATTTGCACAAGCTCTTGTGTTTTACGAGAGAGCCATCTCAGCTGACCCCAAAACGCCGACGTATTGGTGTAACAAATCCGCCGCTTTGATCAGTCTCGGTCGTCTTCTTGAAGCTTCCGATGCTTGTGAAGAAGCTTTAAGACTAAACCCAACTTACGAGAGAGCTCATCAGAGACTTGCTTCCCTCCAACTCAG ATTGGGTGAGGTTGAAAAAGCTTTGTGTCATTATAACGAAGCTGGAAAATATACAGAGACAAAACATATAGAACAAGTTGAAGATGTTATAAAATGCTTAAAGAGATGCGATGAAGCTCGAAGATCCAAGGAATGGAACGTTGCATTGAAAGAGACTCTTTTTGCGATATCATATGGAGCCGATTCTTCTCCTCGG GTCTATGCGCTACAAACCGAGGCTTTGTTGCATCTTCAGCGACATGAGGAAGCGTACAGCGTGTACCAGAAAGGAACAAAACGCTTCGAGATCGATAGCTTCATAAAGATTTTTGGTCTTTCTATCACTTCTTACCTCTTAATGGTCGGAGCTCAGGTCTACATTGCAGTAGGAAG ATTTGAAGATGCAGTAACCGCGTCAAGGCAAGCGGCTCGACTGGATCCAAGTAGCGAAGAAGTAAACGCGGTAGCTAAAACAGCGAGAGCGGTTGCTTCAGCGAGACTAAGCGGAAACTTGCTTTTCAACGCGTCAAAATTCGAAGGGGCTTGCGTGGTTTACACGGAAGGACTCGAGAAGGATCCCTATAATGCCCTCTTGCTATGTAACAGAGCTGCCTCAAGATTTAAGCTTGGTCTGTTCGAGAAAGCCATTGAAGATTGCACATTGGCTCTCAGTCTCCAGCCGTCCTACAGAAAGGCGAGACGGCGCAGGGCAGATTCGTATGCCAAG TTGGAGAAATGGCAACACGCGATTCAAGAATATGAGTTGTTGTTGATGGAGACACCTGGAGATGAAGAGACTAGAAGAGCCTTGGTTGAGGTGAATGTCCGGTTAAGGAAGCAGACCGGTAAAAATGTCCGGTTTAAAGGAATCGGCTCGGATTTAGTTGTGGTTAATTGA
- the LOC104715879 gene encoding uncharacterized protein LOC104715879, which produces MKAETVTLILINLAGIMERADESLLPGVYKEVGLALHTDPTGLGSLTLLRSMVQAVCYPLAAYMAIRHNRAHVIALGAFLWSAATFLVAFSSTFFQVAVSRALNGIGLALVAPAIQSLVADSTDDANRGTAFGWLQLTANIGSILGGLCSVLIAPLTFMGIPGWRVAFHIVGVISVIVGVLVRVFANDPHFVKDGVDVSNQRGSRKPFCTEVKDLVREADTVIKIRSFQIIVTQGVTGSFPWSALSFAPMWLELIGFSHGTTAFLMGLFVAASSLGGLFGGKMGDFLSTRL; this is translated from the exons ATGAAGGCGGAGACGGTGACGCTGATTCTGATTAATCTAGCCGGAATAATGGAGAGAGCTGACGAATCTCTGCTTCCAGGTGTATACAAAGAGGTCGGTTTGGCTCTCCACACTGATCCAACCGGACTCGGGTCGTTGACATTGCTGCGATCCATGGTTCAAGCCGTTTGTTATCCCTTGGCTGCTTACATGGCCATTAGACATAACCGAGCTCACGTTATAGCTCTCGGTGCATTTCTCTGGTCCGCTGCTACTTTCCTTGTTGCCTTCTCTTCCACTTTCTTTCAG GTGGCAGTGTCTAGAGCTCTGAATGGAATTGGTCTTGCTCTAGTGGCTCCAGCTATTCAATCTCTTGTTGCTGACTCAACTGATGATGCCAACCGTGGCACTGCATTTGGGTGGTTACAACTAACAGCAAACATCGGTTCGATCCTAGGGGGGCTATGCTCTGTCTTAATAGCACCACTAACCTTCATGGGAATACCTGGTTGGAGAGTTGCTTTCCATATCGTAGGTGTGATCAGCGTTATCGTTGGTGTGTTAGTCAGAGTATTCGCCAATGACCCACATTTTGTGAAGGATGGTGTTGATGTTTCGAATCAACGAGGTTCGAGGAAACCTTTTTGTACAGAGGTGAAGGATTTGGTCCGGGAAGCTGATACAGTCATAAAGATTCGGTCTTTTCAGATAATTGTGACTCAGGGAGTAACAGGGTCGTTTCCTTGGTCTGCTCTTTCTTTTGCACCCATGTGGTTGGAACTCATCGGCTTCTCACACGGGACAACTGCATTCTTGATGGGTCTTTTCGTGGCTGCATCTTCTCTAGGAGGCTTATTTGGAGGCAAAATGGGAGATTTTCTGTCTACCCGTCTT
- the LOC104713493 gene encoding uncharacterized protein LOC104713493 encodes MKAETVTLILINLAGIMERADESLLPGVYKEVGLALHTDPTGLGSLTLLRSMVQAVCYPLAAYMAIRHNRAHVIALGAFLWSAATFLVAFSSTFFQVAVSRALNGIGLALVAPAIQSLVADSTDDANRGTAFGWLQLTANIGSILGGLCSVLIAPLTFMGIPGWRVAFHIVGVISVIVGVLVRVFANDPHFVKDGVDVSNQRGSRKPFCTEVKDLVREADTVIKIRSFQIIVTQGVTGSFPWSALSFAPMWLELIGFSHGTTAFLMGLFVAASSLGGLFGGKMGDFLSTRLPNSGRIMLAQISSASAIPLAAILLLVLPDDPSTAAIHGLILVLLGLFVSWNAPATNNPIFAEIVPEKSRTSVYALDKSFESILSSFAPPIVGILAQHVYGYKPIPEGSSRSAEIATDRENAASLAKALYTSIGIPMAACCFIYSFLYRTYPLDRDRARMEAYIDSEMRELLPESSNRDIHFSQEDPFVNHVKTNL; translated from the exons ATGAAGGCGGAGACGGTGACGCTGATTCTGATTAATCTAGCCGGAATAATGGAGAGAGCTGACGAATCTCTGCTTCCAGGTGTATACAAAGAGGTCGGTTTGGCTCTCCACACTGATCCAACCGGACTCGGGTCGTTGACATTGCTGCGATCCATGGTTCAAGCCGTTTGTTATCCCTTGGCTGCTTACATGGCCATTAGACATAACCGAGCTCACGTTATAGCTCTCGGTGCATTTCTCTGGTCCGCTGCTACTTTCCTTGTTGCCTTCTCTTCCACTTTCTTTCAG GTGGCAGTGTCTAGAGCTCTGAATGGAATTGGTCTTGCTCTAGTGGCTCCAGCTATTCAATCTCTTGTTGCTGACTCAACTGATGATGCCAACCGTGGCACTGCATTTGGGTGGTTACAACTAACAGCAAACATCGGTTCGATCCTAGGGGGGCTTTGCTCTGTCTTAATAGCACCACTAACCTTCATGGGAATACCTGGTTGGAGAGTTGCTTTCCATATCGTAGGTGTGATCAGCGTTATCGTTGGTGTGTTAGTCAGAGTATTCGCCAATGACCCACATTTTGTGAAGGATGGTGTTGATGTTTCGAATCAACGAGGTTCGAGGAAACCTTTTTGTACAGAGGTGAAGGATTTGGTCCGGGAAGCTGATACTGTCATAAAGATTCGGTCTTTTCAGATAATTGTGACTCAGGGAGTAACAGGGTCGTTTCCTTGGTCTGCTCTTTCTTTTGCACCCATGTGGTTGGAACTCATCGGCTTCTCACACGGGACAACTGCATTCTTGATGGGTCTTTTCGTGGCTGCATCTTCTCTAGGAGGCTTATTTGGAGGCAAAATGGGAGATTTTCTGTCTACCCGCCTTCCTAATTCTGGAAGAATCATGCTTGCACAGATCAGTTCAGCCTCAGCGATTCCGCTTGCTGCAATTCTCTTGTTGGTCTTACCAGATGATCCATCCACGGCTGCAATCCATGGTCTGATCTTAGTCCTATTGGGGCTGTTTGTTTCTTGGAATGCTCCTGCTACCAACAA CCCGATCTTTGCAGAGATTGTTCCAGAGAAATCAAGGACAAGTGTCTATGCACTTGATAAATCGTTTGAGTCAATCTTGTCATCGTTTGCTCCTCCTATAGTTGGAATCCTGGCTCAGCATGTTTATGGTTATAAGCCAATCCCTGAAGGGTCATCGAGGTCAGCAGAGATAGCCACGGATAGAGAGAATGCAGCATCTCTAGCAAAAGCTCTTTATACATCTATAGGAATCCCAATGGCAGCGTGCTGCTTCATCTACTCCTTTCTTTACCGTACCTATCCTCTAGACAGAGATCGTGCTCGGATGGAAGCTTACATAGATTCTGAGATGCGTGAACTGCTTCCGGAAAGTTCCAATAGAGACATCCACTTTTCACAAGAAGACCCTTTTGTGAACCATGTTAAAACCAATTTATAA
- the LOC104713492 gene encoding uncharacterized methyltransferase At1g78140, chloroplastic isoform X1 — protein sequence MPMTVVSGRFSTAFLPTGSFSLSRLRSVKFAAQKRVVFTSRSAHASSVSVSVETNSNQVDSVIEKENKNSGEKKILACPICYNSLAWISPPNGFVESTVSSGTQLQCNTCKRSYSGNETHLDLAVASGTKHYSEPMPLSTELFRTPLVSFLYERGWRQNFIWGGFPGPEKEFEMAKDYLKPVLGGNIIDASCGSGMFSRLFARSQLFSLVVALDYSENMLRQCYELLNQEENFPNKENLVLVRADIARLPFLSGSVDAVHAGAALHCWPSPSSAVAEISRVLRPGGVFVATTFIYDGLFSFIPFVKNFRQEIMRYSGAHVFLSERELEDLCTACGLVGFTRVRNGPFIMLSATKPR from the exons atgccGATGACGGTTGTTTCCGGTCGATTCTCAACGGCGTTTCTCCCCActggttctttttctttgtcgCGGTTGCGTTCCGTCAAGTTTGCGGCTCAAAAACGCGTTGTTTTCACTTCCAGATCAGCTCACGCTTCTTCCGTCTCTGTCTCCGTCGAGACGAATTCGAAT CAGGTGGATTCTGTTATCGAGAAGGAGAATAAGAACagtggagagaagaagattctAGCTTGTCCCATCTGTTATAACTCCTTAGCATGGATTAGTCCACCTAATGGTTTTGT TGAATCTACTGTCTCCTCTGGTACTCAATTACAATGCAATACCTGTAAAAGGAGTTACTCCGGTAATGAGACGCATCTTGATTTGGCTGTGGCTAGTGGAACCAAGCATTACAGTGAACCAATGCCTCTTTCTACTGAGTTGTTTAG GACTCCATTAGTCTCGTTCCTTTATGAGAGGGGTTGGCGTCAGAATTTCATATGGGGTGGTTTTCCAGGACCAGAGAAAGAG TTTGAAATGGCTAAAGACTACCTGAAGCCTGTTTTGGGAGGCAATATTATTGATGCCAGTTGCGGAAGTGGGATGTTCTCGAGGTTATTCGCTAGAAGTCAGCTATTTTCTCTGGTTGTTGCCCTTGACTACTCAGAGAATATGCTGCGACAGTGCTATGAACTCttaaatcaagaagaaaacttTCCCAACAAAGA GAATCTTGTCCTAGTCCGAGCAGATATTGCTAGACTCCCTTTCCTTTCGGGTTCAGTTGACGCTGTCCATGCTGGTGCTGCTCTGCATTGTTGGCCTTCACCTTCCTCAGCC GTTGCTGAGATAAGCCGTGTTCTTAGACCTGGAGGAGTATTTGTTGCCACCACATTCATCTATGACGGTCTTTTTAGTTTTATCCCGTTCGTGAAGAATTTTCGTCAG GAAATAATGAGATATTCAGGTGCTCACGTCTTTCTGAGTGAACGCGAGCTTGAAGATCTCTGCACAGCCTGTGGACTCGTTGGCTTCACTCGGGTTAGAAACGGGCCATTTATAATGCTCTCCGCCACAAAACCCAGATAA
- the LOC104713492 gene encoding uncharacterized methyltransferase At1g78140, chloroplastic isoform X2, whose amino-acid sequence MPMTVVSGRFSTAFLPTGSFSLSRLRSVKFAAQKRVVFTSRSAHASSVSVSVETNSNVDSVIEKENKNSGEKKILACPICYNSLAWISPPNGFVESTVSSGTQLQCNTCKRSYSGNETHLDLAVASGTKHYSEPMPLSTELFRTPLVSFLYERGWRQNFIWGGFPGPEKEFEMAKDYLKPVLGGNIIDASCGSGMFSRLFARSQLFSLVVALDYSENMLRQCYELLNQEENFPNKENLVLVRADIARLPFLSGSVDAVHAGAALHCWPSPSSAVAEISRVLRPGGVFVATTFIYDGLFSFIPFVKNFRQEIMRYSGAHVFLSERELEDLCTACGLVGFTRVRNGPFIMLSATKPR is encoded by the exons atgccGATGACGGTTGTTTCCGGTCGATTCTCAACGGCGTTTCTCCCCActggttctttttctttgtcgCGGTTGCGTTCCGTCAAGTTTGCGGCTCAAAAACGCGTTGTTTTCACTTCCAGATCAGCTCACGCTTCTTCCGTCTCTGTCTCCGTCGAGACGAATTCGAAT GTGGATTCTGTTATCGAGAAGGAGAATAAGAACagtggagagaagaagattctAGCTTGTCCCATCTGTTATAACTCCTTAGCATGGATTAGTCCACCTAATGGTTTTGT TGAATCTACTGTCTCCTCTGGTACTCAATTACAATGCAATACCTGTAAAAGGAGTTACTCCGGTAATGAGACGCATCTTGATTTGGCTGTGGCTAGTGGAACCAAGCATTACAGTGAACCAATGCCTCTTTCTACTGAGTTGTTTAG GACTCCATTAGTCTCGTTCCTTTATGAGAGGGGTTGGCGTCAGAATTTCATATGGGGTGGTTTTCCAGGACCAGAGAAAGAG TTTGAAATGGCTAAAGACTACCTGAAGCCTGTTTTGGGAGGCAATATTATTGATGCCAGTTGCGGAAGTGGGATGTTCTCGAGGTTATTCGCTAGAAGTCAGCTATTTTCTCTGGTTGTTGCCCTTGACTACTCAGAGAATATGCTGCGACAGTGCTATGAACTCttaaatcaagaagaaaacttTCCCAACAAAGA GAATCTTGTCCTAGTCCGAGCAGATATTGCTAGACTCCCTTTCCTTTCGGGTTCAGTTGACGCTGTCCATGCTGGTGCTGCTCTGCATTGTTGGCCTTCACCTTCCTCAGCC GTTGCTGAGATAAGCCGTGTTCTTAGACCTGGAGGAGTATTTGTTGCCACCACATTCATCTATGACGGTCTTTTTAGTTTTATCCCGTTCGTGAAGAATTTTCGTCAG GAAATAATGAGATATTCAGGTGCTCACGTCTTTCTGAGTGAACGCGAGCTTGAAGATCTCTGCACAGCCTGTGGACTCGTTGGCTTCACTCGGGTTAGAAACGGGCCATTTATAATGCTCTCCGCCACAAAACCCAGATAA
- the LOC104713494 gene encoding uncharacterized protein LOC104713494 produces the protein MERNTPVRKTHTSTADLLTWSEVPPQDSPSSASRSAVRSHQPSDGISKVVFGGQVTDEEVESLNKRKPCSEHKMKEITGSGIFSRYEDDDDASEPLPVYQQALSGISHISFGEEDDLSPRKPSTLPEVAKQRELSGTMENDSASKLKKQLSDAKYKEISGQNIFAPPPEIKPRSGTNRALALKDNFNLGAESLSAGEDSSVKTAKKIYDKKFAELSGNNIFKGDAASSSVEKHLSQAKLKEIGGNNIFADGKVEARDYLGGVRKPPGGETSIALV, from the exons atggagAGAAACACTCCGGTGAGAAAGACACATACGTCAACCGCAGATCTACTCACTTGGTCGGAAGTCCCGCCGCAGGATTCTCCTTCCTCCGCTTCTCGCTCCGCCGTGCGTTCTCACCAG ccGTCGGATGGGATTAGCAAAGTGGTGTTCGGTGGTCAAGTGACGGATGAAGAAGTTGAGAGCTTGAACAAAAG GAAACCATGCTCAGAACATAAAATGAAGGAGATTACTGGTAGTGGGATCTTTTCTCGttacgaagatgatgatgatgcatcagAGCCATTACCTGTTTATCAG CAAGCACTTAGTGGTATAAGTCATATATCATTTGGTGAAGAGGATGATCTGTCTCCTAGAAAGCCGTCTACTTTACCTGAAGTTGCCAAACAGCGTGAGCTCAGTGGGACTATGGAGAATGACTCAGCTTCAAAGCTTAAGAAGCAACTCTCTGATGCTAAATACAAAGAGATCAGTGGACAGAACATCTTTGCTCCTCCGCCTGAGATCAAACCTCGCTCTGGAACTAATCGTGCATTGGCTTTAAAGGACAATTTCAACCTCGGTGCTGAATCACTA TCTGCTGGAGAAGACTCATCTGTGAAGACAGCAAAGAAGATTTATGACAAGAAATTCGCAGAACTTTCAGGGAACAACATATTCAAGGGAGATGCTGCGTCATCTTCTGTTGAAAAGCATCTGAGTCAAGCGAAGCTAAAGGAGATAGGAGGAAACAACATATTTGCAGATGGGAAGGTAGAAGCAAGAGACTATCTAGGAGGCGTCCGTAAACCACCAGGTGGTGAGACTAGCATCGCCCTTGTTTAA
- the LOC104713495 gene encoding putative pumilio homolog 7, chloroplastic: protein MKMDEFREGSVSSSPSTPVRTPLHSPTLFHEDFSYSNRFSFNSSSDYSLSSSFSNGFCSPEDSSSPFASPPFNGILPKHNHTSSPVSYHHNDLLFRKDQEKSVVNGDDLGLCEDLYRMNIKDDVEEDQVRYGRTETHGDHLGSVPNTVDPLYNFTPKHYESNNGVILDGGFVSRSFPCGFFNPTKEPNVNHDSWFNNTQNNSGFDQRKKYENNPKVQDSSIANSQQIGWPSYYSSSNGYINGQEIFGMGSNRGGMREYSAQPQQPDISYNHQSYRTTSDMLPMFCQGTQVPMVSKCSEPFSTDDSFFMDGLKSLDHHRTSTTRAVISDNGTTTEICHPSLPNMCDIQGYVYLMAKDQHGCRFLQRIFDEGTSVDAMIIFNEVIAHVVELMMDPFGNYLMQKLLDVCTEEQRTQIVLVATAEPGQLIRISLNAYGTRVVQRLVETIRTGKQISLVKSALRPGFLDLIKDLNGNHVIQRCLQCLSTEDNKFIFDAATKYCTEIATHRHGCCVLQKCIAYSMRQQREKLIAEISRNSLLLAQDPFGNYAVQFVIELRIPSAVAMMLAQLKGHYVQLSMQKFSSHMVERCLMHCPESRPQIVRELVSVPHFDQLLQDPYANFVIQAALAATKGPLHASLVEVIRPHSILRNNPYCKRIFSRNLLKK from the exons atgaAGATGGATGAGTTTCGTGAAGGTTCGGTCTCTTCGTCTCCTTCAACTCCAGTACGAACACCGTTACATTCTCCTACCCTCTTTCATGAAGATTTCTCTTACAGCAACAGattctctttcaactcttcgTCAGATTATTCTCTGTCGAGTTCTTTCTCTAATGGGTTCTGTTCTCCCGAGGACAGTTCTTCTCCGTTCGCTTCTCCTCCGTTTAACGGGATCCTTCCTAAACACAACCACACTTCTTCACCAGTCTCTTACCATCATAATGATTTATTGTTTCGTAAAGATCAAGAAAAGAGTGTTGTTAATGGTGATGATTTAGGTTTGTGTGAAGATCTCTACCGTATGAATATCAAGGACGATGTTGAAGAAGATCAAGTACGTTACGGACGAACCGAGACTCACGGTGATCATCTCGGTTCGGTTCCTAATACGGTAGATCCACTCTACAACTTTACACCTAAACACTATGAATCTAACAATGGCGTCATTCTTGATGGTGGTTTTGTCTCTCGAAGCTTTCCATGTGGATTCTTTAATCCAACAAAGGAGCCTAATGTTAACCATGACTCATGGTTTAACAACACTCAAAACAACTCTGGATTCgatcaaagaaaaaagtatgaGAATAATCCTAAAGTTCAAGATTCCTCCATAGCCAATTCTCAACAAATTGGATGGCCTAGCTACTACTCAAGTAGTAACGGTTACATCAACGGTCAGGAGATTTTCGGAATGGGTTCGAACCGAGGCGGGATGAGAGAGTACTCAGCGCAACCACAACAACCAGACATCTCGTATAATCATCAAAGCTACAGAACAACATCAGACATGTTACCAATGTTCTGCCAAGGAACTCAAGTTCCTATGGTTTCAAAATGCTCAGAGCCATTTAGCACTGATGATAGTTTCTTCATGGATGGTCTTAAAAGCTTGGATCATCATAGAACCAGTACTACTCGAGCAGTGATATCTGATAATGGAACTACTACAGAGATATGTCATCCGAGTCTGCCTAACATGTGTGACATTCAGGGATATGTATACTTAATGGCTAAAGACCAACATGGATGTAGGTTCTTGCAGAGGATATTCGATGAAGGCACTTCTGTTGATGCGATGATCATATTCAACGAAGTCATTGCTCATGTCGTTGAGCTAATGATGGATCCTTTTGGAAATTACTTGATGCAGAAGCTTTTAGATGTTTGTACTGAAGAACAGAGGACTCAGATTGTGCTCGTGGCAACCGCTGAGCCTGGTCAGCTTATCAGGATATCTCTCAATGCATACGG taCTAGGGTTGTCCAAAGATTAGTGGAAACAATCAGAACCGGAAAACAGATTTCTCTGGTGAAATCGGCTTTGAGACCCGGTTTTCTTGATCTGATCAAGGATTTGAATGGTAACCATGTGATTCAACGTTGCTTGCAATGCCTTAGCACTGAAGACAACAAG tTTATCTTTGACGCGGCGACAAAGTACTGCACTGAAATCGCAACGCATCGACATGGATGTTGTGTGCTTCAAAAATGCATTGCTTATTCAATGAGACAACAACGAGAGAAGCTGATCGCAGAGATCTCTAGAAACAGTCTCCTTCTTGCTCAAGACCCCTTTGG GAACTACGCAGTCCAATTCGTTATAGAACTGAGGATTCCATCTGCGGTAGCGATGATGTTGGCTCAGTTAAAAGGGCATTACGTTCAGCTTTCGATGCAAAAGTTCAGTAGCCATATGGTGGAACGATGTCTCATGCATTGTCCAGAGAGTCGTCCACAAATTGTGCGTGAGCTCGTCTCTGTTCCTCACTTTGATCAGCTTCTTCAAGACCCTTACGCCAATTTCGTCATCCAAGCCGCACTTGCCGCCACTAAG GGTCCACTTCATGCTTCACTTGTGGAAGTCATAAGGCCACATTCGATTCTACGTAATAATCCTTATTGCAAGAGAATTTTCTCAAGGAATCTGTTGAAGAAGTGA
- the LOC104713496 gene encoding uncharacterized protein LOC104713496: MVSRQEGTLSSRKRDFTTICEEELHNSFKKSKQEDQSQSTLFSERPNSESMRSITFDFELHDLHTPVPSDWQAKMNSRTSEDHRTCSKDPVFVGRPKMSLDLELNLSPSGSPSRTTTKKEESSNHNETVTPKGKSLTNPSKIMSNITGAGISRSPSWLAFEGGDDVDHKEQEMVTTVCMKCHMLVMLCTSTPVCPNCKFMHPHDHSSTKLFKPPSNLLRLLC; encoded by the exons ATGGTTTCTCGACAAGAAGGAACCCTCTCTTCTAGAAAGAGGGATTTCACAACAATCTGTGAAGAAGAGTTGCATAATTCATTCAAGAAGAGCAAGCAAGAAGATCAATCACAGAGCACTCTGTTCAGTGAACGACCAAACTCAGAGAGTATGAGATCAATTACCTTTGATTTCGAACTTCATGATCTCCACACTCCTGTACCTTCAGATTGGCAAGCtaag ATGAATTCAAGAACATCTGAAGACCACAGGACATGTTCCAAAGATCCGGTGTTTGTGGGACGACCTAAGATGAGCCTAGACCTTGAGCTGAACCTTTCACCATCGGGTTCACCTTCACGAACCACAACGAAGAAAGAGGAATCCTCAAACCACAATGAAACAGTGACACCAAAGGGTAAAAGTCTTACAAACCCAAGTAAGATCATGAGCAATATAACTGGGGCAGGGATAAGCCGATCTCCATCATGGCTTGCGTTTGAAGGTGGTGACGATGTTGATCACAAGGAACAAGAGATGGTAACAACAGTTTGCATGAAATGTCACATGCTGGTTATGCTATGCACATCAACTCCAGTTTGTCCCAACTGCAAGTTCATGCACCCACATGACCACAGCTCTACAAAACTGTTTAAACCACCATCAAATTTGCTTAGGCTCCTATGCTAG
- the LOC104713499 gene encoding uncharacterized protein LOC104713499: MTSKDEFSRDRVAIRCARATMLLYSLASSRKIDTAGEEEEEGETRREEIEELKRKLNMEKKKTNRIKLCGLMELLLHVLVVLLLSTFFLVFFFLRST; this comes from the exons ATGACAAGCAAAGACGAGTTTTCTCGAGATCGAGTTGCGATTCGCTGCGCCAGAGCTACGATGCTTCTCTATTCACTCGCATCGTCTCGCAAAATCGATACCGCCGGCGAG gaggaggaggaaggagagACGCGGAGAGAAGAGATAGAGGAGCTGAAGAGAAAGCTTaacatggagaagaagaagacgaatcgGATTAAGCTTTGCGGTTTGATGGAGCTGCTTCTTCACGTCCTTGTGGTACTCTTGCTTTCCACTttcttcctcgtcttcttcttcctcagatcTACTTGA